One segment of Brassica napus cultivar Da-Ae chromosome C3, Da-Ae, whole genome shotgun sequence DNA contains the following:
- the LOC106431755 gene encoding uncharacterized protein LOC106431755 isoform X2 yields MMALLSAVSSLLPFSYGATRLSSKASLASTTSGFNLSSLRNSPRNSPRLYVSMAIANLRWFWLTSMNVLCSSQCCMSFSPELGWFLLLALNLSLILFPAQWSLLCRFTLLTMLLG; encoded by the exons ATGATGGCCCTTCTCTCAGCCGTATCTTCTCTCTTACCTTTCTCTT ATGGGGCAACGAGACTAAGCAGTAAAGCCTCTTTAGCTTCTACAACATCTGGATTCAACCTCTCTTCTCTTAGGAACTCCCCGAGAAACTCCCCTCGCTTGTATGTGTCGATGGCCATTGCAAACCTCAG GTGGTTTTGGTTGACCAGTATGAACGTTTTGTGTTCAAGCCAATGTTGTATGAGCTTCTCTCCGGAG CTAGGCTGGTTCTTGCTCTTGGCGCTGAACCTAAGCTTGATCTTGTTCCCGGCGCAATGGAGTTTGCTTTGCCGTTTTACACTCTTAACGATGCTATT AGGGTGA
- the LOC106431755 gene encoding alternative NAD(P)H-ubiquinone oxidoreductase C1, chloroplastic/mitochondrial-like isoform X1: MCRWPLQTSGDDDYVYDDDDDDDSFDYSLLVLQRQLLKFIFDQVVLVDQYERFVFKPMLYELLSGARLVLALGAEPKLDLVPGAMEFALPFYTLNDAIRVNEKLSKLERRNFKNGNPIKVAVVGCGYGGVELAATISVLSVSLSEFGNFSFDGEIGNAHS; the protein is encoded by the exons ATGTGTCGATGGCCATTGCAAACCTCAGGTGATGATGATTATgtctatgatgatgatgatgatgatgattctttCGATTATTCGCTTTTAGTGTTGCAAAGACAATtgttaaaattcatttttgatcAGGTGGTTTTGGTTGACCAGTATGAACGTTTTGTGTTCAAGCCAATGTTGTATGAGCTTCTCTCCGGAG CTAGGCTGGTTCTTGCTCTTGGCGCTGAACCTAAGCTTGATCTTGTTCCCGGCGCAATGGAGTTTGCTTTGCCGTTTTACACTCTTAACGATGCTATT AGGGTGAACGAGAAGCTGAGCAAATTGGAGAGGAGGAACTTCAAAAACGGCAATCCCATTAAAGTAGCTGTCGTTGGGTGCGGTTACGGAGGAGTTGAGTTAGCTGCCACCATCTCTGTTTTGTCAGTCTCATTGTCTGAGTTTGGAAACTTTAGTTTTGATGGGGAAATTGGTAACGCTCATTCATAA